One window of the Trifolium pratense cultivar HEN17-A07 linkage group LG2, ARS_RC_1.1, whole genome shotgun sequence genome contains the following:
- the LOC123905371 gene encoding PKS-NRPS hybrid synthetase cheA-like: MAYFGDTSQILVDTTDVFTTDQKFATPDDVVTWARDVGDANKVGIIITRSDKKNGIRGRNDKLILGCDKGGKYDSSESSTTTASKKCNCPFKIRVAPSTDGSGWKVQVIHGVHNHRLPDQYHGHPRKARLTADENKRVEDLTKRKVAPRHIVLDLKDQNPESVVDATLVYRKRHMMQIQQRGSRTELQHLLQWLDDAKYVSWNRRKDDGSDVLSDIFWAHPDSIKLLNLFPIVLVMDCTYKTNKYRQPQFEITGITSTNMTFVVGFAYMESEKTNNYYWALGNEILPIYKNPTGKLKELVTKQDIFPKVILTDRVFTLMNAIKDIFPHTTNMLCTWHIIKNVNTRCTLHIPKDMRQKVKNLWRNVVESPDEVEYQQRLNAFQQACVNSSKVESAHWKLKQMLEHSKGDLCKSLEAMNNNIILEVDKIKKSFQKSFYYAEKTHNSPFFQYLRNFVSRAAMTLISDEMKRIGIVGTDKNLCGCKLRSTCELPCACELGGYTTSGVPIPLDSVHGHWKKLTMEEPLEDDTEDEYELDMSHAMEAIWTRFQSLDIVGKRALKSKVFELAYPASSSLCPPPEKIKTRGVKNKDKGKAPKGYDVYRDPSYFEHVE, encoded by the exons ATGGCTTATTTCGGCGATACAAGTCAAATATTGGTAGATACTACAGATGTTTTTACAACTGATCAAAAATTTGCTACCCCAGATGATGTTGTCACATGGGCTCGagatgttggagatgccaatAAAGTCGGTATTATCATTACTCGGTCGGATAAAAAGAACGGAATAAGAGGAAGAAATGACAAGTTGATTTTGGGTTGTGACAAAGGTGGAAAGTATGACTCTTCAGAAAGTTCCACGACAACTGCATCGAAAAAGTGTAActgtccatttaaaattagagTTGCACCTTCAACAGATGGTTCAGGATGGAAAGTTCAGGTTATTCATGGAGTTCACAACCACAGGCTACCTGACCAATATCATGGTCATCCTCGCAAGGCACGTTTAACCGCTGATGAAAACAAACGTGTTGAAGATTTGACAAAGCGTAAGGTAGCACCAAGGCACATTGTTTTAGATTTGAAAGATCAAAATCCAGAGTCTGTTGTTGATGCCACGCTTGTATATAGGAAAAGACACATGATGCAAATACAACAAAGAGGCTCCAGAACAGAGCTGCAACACTTGCTGCAGTGGTTAGATGATGCAAAATATGTCAGCTGGAATAGAAGAAAAGATGATGGCTCCGATGTTTTGAGTGATATTTTTTGGGCGCATCCAGATTCAATCAAGTTGTTGAACTTGTTTCCCATTGTTTTGGTTATGGACTGCACatacaaaactaataaatatagaCAGCCACAGTTTGAAATTACTGGCATAACGTCAACTAACATGACATTTGTTGTTGGATTTGCTTACATGGAATCTGAGAAGACGAACAATTATTATTGGGCGTTAGGtaatgaaattctg ccaatatacaaaaacccaacaggtAAGTTGAAGGAATTGGTTACTAAGCAAGATATATTTCCTAAAGTAATTTTGACCGACAGGGTGTTTACTTTGATGAATgcaattaaagatatatttcCACATACTACTAATATGCTTTGTACGTGGcacataataaaaaatgtgaataCGAGATGCACCCTGCATATACCTAAGGATATGCGACAGAAGGTGAAAAATTTGTGGAGAAATGTTGTTGAAAGTCCAGATGAGGTGGAGTATCAGCAGCGACTGAATGCGTTTCAGCAAGCATGTGTTAATTCAAGCAA AGTTGAGTCTGCACATTGGAAACTGAAGCAAATGTTGGAACACAGCAAAGGAGACTTATGCAAGTCTTTGGAAGCCATGAATAACAACATAATACTAGAAGTTGACAAAATTAAGAAGTCTTTTCAAAAAAGTTTTTACTATGCAGAGAAGACGCACAATAgtccattttttcaatatttgagaAACTTTGTCTCTAGGGCCGCTATGACACTAATTTCTGATGAGATGAAGAGAATTGGCATTGTTGGAACAGATAAAAACTTGTGTGGTTGCAAACTTAGGTCAACATGTGAGTTGCCTTGTGCTTGTGAATTGGGTGGATATACAACCAGCGGTGTACCGATACCATTAGATTCAGTTCACGGTCACTGGAAGAAATTAACTATGGAAGAACCATTGGAGGATGACACAGAGGATGAATATGAGTTGGACATGAGTCATGCAATGGAGGCAATATGGACTCGATTTCAGTCACTTGATATTGTTGGTAAAAGAGCGTTGAAGAGTAAAGTGTTTGAACTTGCTTATCCAGCCTCAAGTTCATTGTGTCCACcacctgaaaaaataaaaaccagagGAGTGAAGAACAAAGATAAAGGCAAAGCACCAAAGGGTTATGATGTGTATCGTGATCCATCATACTTTGAACATGTTGAATGA